A section of the Roseovarius sp. W115 genome encodes:
- the addA gene encoding double-strand break repair helicase AddA, which produces MRDLPTQRQIDAALPGRSTWLSANAGSGKTKVLTDRVARLLLEGVDPQHILCLTFTKAAAAEMQNRLFERLGAWAMLPDAKLRKELESLGIDGEISTQELGNARRLFAIAIETPGGLKIQTIHSFCSSLLRRFPLEAGISPNFVEMDERADQKLREEIIESIASGTERDSLHALARQFSGESLASLTQDIAKHRDAFRKMCRKDIYQALNLPEKASEALALHTAFDGTESVFWPQLLELMRSIGGAFYPAMAERLATVDIQAPKESDLETLFDLFLYKSSSGSNLKWSSKSTNFPQSNHKNAIAQLTPIIDQLHAFMDRVSEAKQVLLALETAQKTVVLHDFATVFLKTYQEAKLRQAQLDFDDLILKARDLLTDRKVADWVLYKLDGGIDHILIDEAQDNSPEQWDLIERLTSEFTAGQGAQPDKNRTIFVVGDKKQSIYSFQGADPDGFDRMKADFSARLAHANTSLQDMEMEYSFRSAHTILQAVDQTFSNHKASGFTQREPHKAFKAEMPGRVDLWPVFEKPKTPEPPDWYMPVDVLSEDDPATELARSIAHQIKSMIGTPLPNDDSTATRLINAGDVLILVQRRSKIFHEIIRECKALGLPVAGSDRLRVTAELAVRDLLALLSFLATPEDDLSLAAVLRSPLFGWSEAELFDLAHARKQKYLWAELRDRKADFAETVSILDDLRDRADFLRPYDLLERSLTRHRGRHLLLSRLGTEAEDGIDALLGLAMTFESRSVDSLTGFLVWMEADKLEIKRQMDAAGDRIRVMTVHGAKGLESPIVILPDCAKRDVRLDSQIVVQNKLPFWRPAKDDLPAALRDARDAELAMQNAERDRLLYVAMTRAEQWLIVAAAGDLDKEKADWYSKVQAGLLAAQAEAHDFANGTGLRLEDGAWPATMTEDASSEEGTIPKLPEVFAKTVSNPDKIKEVLTPSDLGGAKALPSDEGQDEAAAKQRGRQIHTLLEHLPSDPLTNGHHALRTCCPPDLTRLSHRK; this is translated from the coding sequence ATGCGCGACTTGCCCACCCAACGCCAAATTGATGCGGCCCTGCCGGGCCGTTCGACCTGGCTTTCGGCCAATGCGGGCTCTGGCAAGACCAAGGTTCTGACAGATCGCGTGGCACGCTTGCTTCTAGAGGGCGTCGACCCACAGCACATCTTATGCCTGACTTTCACCAAAGCCGCCGCGGCAGAAATGCAAAACCGGTTGTTCGAACGGCTTGGGGCCTGGGCGATGCTGCCGGATGCGAAACTCCGTAAAGAGCTAGAGTCGCTCGGCATTGATGGGGAGATTTCTACCCAAGAGCTTGGCAATGCCCGCCGCCTCTTTGCGATTGCCATAGAAACACCCGGCGGTCTCAAGATTCAGACGATCCACTCGTTTTGTTCATCCCTCCTGCGCCGCTTTCCGCTGGAGGCTGGGATCTCTCCCAATTTTGTTGAGATGGACGAGCGCGCAGATCAAAAACTGCGCGAAGAGATCATCGAAAGCATCGCCTCCGGAACAGAAAGAGACAGTCTGCACGCGCTTGCGCGGCAATTCAGTGGCGAAAGCCTTGCGTCCCTGACACAGGACATCGCAAAGCATCGCGATGCCTTCCGCAAGATGTGCCGAAAGGACATATATCAGGCTCTAAACCTGCCGGAAAAGGCATCAGAGGCCCTGGCGCTTCATACAGCTTTTGACGGCACAGAAAGCGTTTTTTGGCCACAGTTGCTTGAGCTTATGCGCAGTATCGGCGGCGCTTTCTATCCAGCAATGGCAGAGCGTCTTGCGACAGTGGATATTCAGGCGCCGAAAGAGAGCGATCTTGAGACGCTCTTCGATCTGTTTCTTTACAAAAGCTCAAGTGGCTCCAACCTGAAATGGTCATCCAAGTCGACCAATTTTCCGCAAAGCAACCACAAAAATGCGATCGCTCAGCTTACGCCGATCATCGACCAACTGCATGCGTTTATGGATCGGGTGTCAGAGGCTAAACAGGTTCTTCTAGCTCTGGAAACAGCACAGAAAACGGTCGTGCTTCATGACTTTGCGACCGTTTTTCTCAAGACTTACCAAGAGGCCAAACTTCGACAGGCTCAGCTTGATTTTGACGATCTAATTCTCAAGGCGCGTGATCTCCTGACAGATCGCAAGGTTGCCGACTGGGTGCTCTACAAACTCGACGGTGGGATTGATCACATTCTCATCGACGAAGCACAGGACAATAGCCCTGAACAATGGGATCTGATTGAACGGCTGACTTCGGAATTTACAGCCGGGCAGGGTGCGCAACCCGACAAGAATCGCACGATCTTTGTGGTTGGGGACAAGAAACAGTCAATCTACTCTTTTCAGGGGGCTGATCCAGACGGGTTTGACCGCATGAAGGCGGATTTTTCCGCGCGGTTGGCCCATGCCAATACCTCTCTGCAGGATATGGAGATGGAGTATTCATTTCGCTCCGCTCATACGATCCTTCAGGCGGTGGATCAGACCTTTTCGAACCATAAGGCAAGCGGTTTTACCCAACGCGAGCCGCACAAGGCGTTCAAAGCTGAAATGCCGGGCCGCGTTGATCTTTGGCCCGTATTCGAAAAGCCAAAAACACCAGAGCCACCGGATTGGTACATGCCGGTCGACGTGTTGTCCGAAGATGACCCGGCCACTGAGCTGGCCCGCAGCATTGCACATCAGATCAAGTCAATGATCGGCACGCCACTTCCGAACGACGATAGTACAGCCACGCGGCTGATCAATGCCGGAGATGTGCTCATCCTCGTGCAGCGAAGATCCAAGATTTTCCACGAGATCATCCGCGAATGCAAAGCGCTCGGACTGCCTGTTGCAGGCTCAGACCGGCTTCGCGTGACGGCAGAATTGGCCGTGCGCGATTTGCTTGCATTGCTTTCTTTTCTCGCCACACCAGAGGATGATCTTTCGCTTGCCGCTGTTTTGCGCTCTCCGCTTTTTGGCTGGAGCGAAGCAGAGCTGTTCGACCTCGCCCATGCACGCAAGCAGAAATATCTCTGGGCCGAACTGCGTGACCGAAAAGCGGATTTTGCTGAAACAGTCTCGATTCTTGACGATCTGCGCGACAGGGCGGACTTTCTGCGGCCGTATGATCTCTTGGAGCGCAGTCTGACGCGGCATCGTGGTCGACACTTGTTATTGTCGCGACTGGGTACAGAGGCAGAAGACGGCATCGATGCTCTTCTAGGCCTCGCTATGACTTTCGAAAGTCGGTCCGTCGACAGCCTTACAGGGTTTCTTGTGTGGATGGAGGCGGACAAGCTCGAAATCAAACGCCAGATGGACGCCGCGGGGGACCGCATCCGCGTGATGACCGTGCATGGGGCCAAGGGTCTGGAGTCCCCGATCGTCATCCTGCCTGATTGTGCGAAACGCGACGTCCGGCTGGATTCGCAAATCGTCGTTCAAAACAAGTTGCCATTTTGGCGACCCGCCAAGGATGACCTTCCGGCGGCGCTGCGAGACGCGCGGGACGCAGAGCTCGCCATGCAAAATGCTGAAAGAGATCGTTTGCTGTACGTCGCTATGACGCGCGCCGAGCAATGGTTGATCGTCGCCGCTGCAGGTGATCTCGATAAAGAAAAAGCGGATTGGTACAGCAAAGTGCAGGCCGGTCTTCTCGCGGCTCAAGCAGAGGCGCATGACTTTGCCAACGGAACAGGTCTTCGTCTTGAAGACGGAGCATGGCCCGCGACCATGACAGAAGATGCATCATCAGAAGAAGGCACAATACCAAAGCTGCCGGAAGTTTTCGCAAAAACAGTCTCTAATCCAGATAAAATCAAAGAAGTTCTGACACCCTCTGATCTTGGCGGGGCCAAAGCCCTGCCATCGGACGAGGGCCAGGACGAAGCAGCTGCCAAGCAACGCGGACGACAAATTCACACGCTTCTGGAGCACCTGCCGAGTGACCCCCTGACCAATGGCCATCACGCGCTGAGGACTTGCTGTCCTCCGGACCTGACCAGGCTGAGTCACAGAAAATAG
- the addB gene encoding double-strand break repair protein AddB has product MDEMQAQGVRPEEIEDIDISDQSGHWARILAFLRIIRPYFDLDAGPPDRECRQRLVIGHLAQEWQENPPDHPVILAGSTGSRGPTQTLIQAVARLPKGKVVLPGFDFDQPKDVWDELIERGAAEDHPQFRFADLMSRLGAHPKDVLQWPDCQPSIPARNRLVSLAMRPAPVTDQWLRDGPELERDINDATKQITLLEAPSPRVEALCIAMRLRQAVEDGVTAAMISTDRTLTRQVTAALDRWNIVPDDSAGIPLQLSAPGRFMRHVADLFRAPATTEQLFTLLKHPLTHSTTDRGPHLRFTRELELYLRKRGCPAPTADIMREWALHQESVDAAGWCQWVIENLLDHQAPDPVSVADRITRHIAISEAIARGQTTEGQVKLWKGEAGEESLKTVSNLAEHASASGALNASDYAHLFNAILSRESVRSADAPHTQVLIWGTLEARVQGAELLILAGLNEGIWPEAPPQDPWLNRDMRKQVGLTLPERRIGLSAHDFQQAICTRDVWLTRSLRTEDAQTVPSRWLNRLQNLVCGLPEGHGKQAFVDMRSRGQHWLSLVRMLEQPDEKPVALRPAPCPPSKFRPRKLSVTDIKRLIRDPYAVYARHVLRLRPLNSLMRMPDALLRGTVLHEIFETFVRDTAASQDQLTAQNLRDVTASVLNENVHWAEARALWQARIDRVADWFIETELERRTLAHPSAFETLGAADMPALGFTLTAKADRIDIGPDGNLYIYDYKTGSAPTKAEQLNFDKQLLLEAAIAERAGFENIPPSPIAQATYVALGNKPGQSHAPLEEESPADTWSKLNRLIAQYLQDDQGFVSRRAVQKIEAVGDYDHLSRFGEWEQVDSPNPEKVG; this is encoded by the coding sequence ATGGATGAGATGCAGGCGCAAGGTGTACGGCCTGAAGAAATCGAAGACATCGACATCAGCGATCAATCTGGTCATTGGGCGCGAATTCTGGCCTTTTTGCGCATTATCAGACCCTATTTCGATCTTGATGCTGGTCCGCCGGATCGCGAATGCCGCCAAAGACTGGTCATCGGGCACCTGGCACAGGAATGGCAGGAAAATCCGCCTGATCATCCTGTCATTCTGGCTGGGTCCACGGGTTCACGCGGGCCGACCCAGACTCTCATTCAGGCCGTGGCGCGACTGCCAAAGGGCAAAGTCGTGCTGCCAGGGTTTGATTTTGATCAGCCAAAAGATGTTTGGGATGAGTTGATCGAACGGGGTGCTGCTGAGGATCACCCGCAGTTCCGGTTTGCCGACCTTATGTCCCGGTTGGGGGCTCATCCAAAGGATGTTTTGCAATGGCCCGACTGCCAGCCCTCAATCCCTGCGCGCAACCGTCTTGTTTCGCTCGCTATGCGCCCTGCCCCAGTGACGGATCAATGGTTGCGCGATGGTCCTGAATTGGAACGAGACATTAACGACGCAACCAAACAAATCACCCTTCTCGAAGCTCCCTCGCCCAGAGTAGAAGCGCTGTGTATTGCCATGCGCCTGCGTCAGGCGGTTGAAGATGGCGTCACAGCGGCCATGATATCAACCGACCGAACTCTAACGCGTCAGGTCACTGCTGCTTTGGATCGTTGGAATATTGTGCCCGATGACAGTGCAGGCATCCCTTTGCAGCTATCCGCGCCCGGCCGGTTCATGCGCCATGTTGCCGACCTCTTCCGTGCGCCTGCCACAACGGAACAGCTCTTCACGCTGTTAAAACACCCCCTGACCCACAGCACCACGGATCGCGGTCCACATTTACGCTTTACACGAGAACTGGAACTTTACCTTCGCAAGCGTGGTTGTCCGGCTCCCACTGCCGACATCATGCGCGAATGGGCTTTGCATCAAGAGAGCGTGGACGCCGCCGGCTGGTGTCAGTGGGTCATCGAAAATCTTCTAGATCATCAAGCTCCAGACCCTGTCTCCGTCGCGGACAGGATCACGCGCCATATCGCAATCAGTGAAGCTATTGCGCGCGGTCAAACTACGGAGGGCCAGGTCAAGCTATGGAAGGGCGAAGCAGGTGAAGAAAGTCTAAAAACAGTCTCTAACTTGGCCGAACACGCATCGGCAAGCGGCGCTCTCAATGCCAGCGATTACGCGCATCTCTTTAACGCGATCTTGTCACGAGAATCCGTTCGCAGCGCAGATGCTCCACATACTCAGGTCCTGATCTGGGGCACGCTTGAGGCACGTGTGCAGGGTGCTGAGCTTTTGATTCTGGCCGGCTTGAACGAGGGCATCTGGCCCGAAGCGCCGCCGCAAGACCCGTGGCTCAATCGCGACATGCGCAAGCAGGTTGGCCTGACCTTGCCTGAACGTCGTATCGGGCTGTCGGCACATGATTTCCAACAGGCGATCTGTACGCGCGATGTCTGGTTGACCCGATCCTTGCGCACAGAGGACGCACAAACAGTTCCATCGCGTTGGCTCAATCGCTTGCAAAACCTTGTCTGTGGATTGCCAGAAGGACATGGAAAACAAGCATTTGTCGACATGCGAAGCCGCGGGCAGCATTGGCTCAGTTTGGTTCGAATGCTCGAACAGCCTGATGAGAAACCTGTTGCCCTACGTCCTGCTCCCTGTCCGCCGTCAAAATTCCGGCCACGCAAACTGTCTGTGACAGATATCAAACGCCTTATCCGTGATCCCTATGCCGTCTATGCGCGCCATGTCCTGAGGCTGAGGCCGCTCAATTCTCTGATGCGTATGCCCGACGCGCTTTTGCGAGGCACGGTGCTTCATGAGATTTTTGAAACTTTCGTTCGGGACACCGCAGCATCACAAGATCAACTTACTGCGCAAAATCTCAGAGACGTCACGGCCAGCGTCCTGAATGAAAACGTGCATTGGGCCGAGGCCAGAGCCTTGTGGCAGGCCCGGATTGACCGCGTGGCCGACTGGTTCATCGAAACAGAGCTCGAGCGCCGCACGCTTGCCCATCCATCAGCCTTTGAAACGTTGGGCGCCGCAGACATGCCTGCGCTTGGCTTTACCCTGACCGCCAAGGCGGATCGTATCGACATTGGTCCAGACGGTAACCTCTACATTTACGATTACAAAACCGGATCGGCGCCAACGAAAGCGGAACAGCTAAATTTCGACAAACAGCTCTTGCTCGAAGCCGCTATTGCCGAGCGTGCAGGTTTTGAAAATATTCCACCATCGCCCATAGCTCAGGCCACCTATGTAGCTCTGGGCAATAAACCCGGGCAAAGCCACGCACCGCTTGAAGAAGAGTCGCCAGCTGACACGTGGTCCAAGCTGAACCGTTTGATCGCGCAGTACCTCCAGGATGATCAGGGTTTCGTGTCGCGCCGGGCCGTACAAAAGATCGAAGCGGTTGGCGATTATGATCATCTTTCCCGCTTTGGCGAATGGGAACAGGTGGACAGCCCCAATCCGGAAAAGGTGGGGTAA